Within the Desulfobacterales bacterium genome, the region GCGGATATCCAGAGCGTGCCGGGCATTGATTTTAATCGACAGCGGCAGATATTCGTCATTGGTTTTTTTGATCATCCCCGGAATGCGCACAAAATCGATTTGTTCGGGAAACGAGAAGCGGCCGGCTATGGGTGAACCGGTCAAAATGAGGATATTGATGCGGGGCCCCAACAGATGGGCAGCGATCGCCATCGTTCGGCGGATATGTCCCAGTCCGTAGGTGTCGTGGGAGTACATCATAATGTTATAGGTCGAGTTTCGTGCCATCCATGCTCCCGGTTAAAGATGCAATCATGTTAAAGGCCGCTTTACAAAATGTATTCATATAAAAGAAGCTGATGGTTTTTGTCAAGAAATGGTTGGAAATCGGACCGTTAGACAGAAGATCGATTTGCAGGCACAAGTGACAAATACCAACACCATTGCTGTTTTAGGCACCGCAAATATTTATATAACATACTGATTTTAATAATTATTAGTTAACTGTTAGTGCCGCCAATGGTTTCAGACGGCGCACCAAATCCACGGCTTTCTTTCAGGCTGTCAATTTGTTATAAAGAGAAGGCCCACCGGTGTATGGGCATCCGTATTTAAAACCATGACGCTGAAAGGTTGGTATGGCTCACCGGGTTGAAAGATATGATGTTCAAACACAATTTTAATGCCTTGGTAAAAAGTCGAACTCAATCCGTGTTTGGAATTGGGTGTTTGGAATAAAATATGTGTTGCCATATCGGAATGTTAGACTGCTAAACCATAAACACCAAATACAAAATACACTCGCAAAAAGACTCCGTTTCTGGTTTTTTGCAAGAAGTCCAATTTTGACCTAGACATCATTCAAAATAAGGATCAGACAATGGCACCATCAGATAGACGTCCTGTCCATCAATTTGAGAACTGGCAGGTCTGGCCTGGTTCTTTTGATAACCCGCCGGTGGACGGCAATTTTCCTGCGCCCGAAAAAGGTCGTTTTACCATTACACCACAAACACCGATTGTCTCGATGGGCTCGTGTTTTGCCCGCGAGATTAAACGCCGCCTCATTCAGCGCGATTACCACTACATCACTGAAGAAACCCACCATCCGGCATCTATGCATGCCAGCGCCGCCTGGGAACGGGTTTACAGCACCCATTGCCTGCGCCAGATTTTTGAATATACCTTTGAGCACTGGCAGCCGGATCTGCGCTGGTGGACGGCGCCTAAGTCAAAAAAAATCCAGGACCCCTATCGTCGCGTTGTTCTTTATGACCGTCTTGGAGAAGCTGAGAAGGACTTTGAGAAGCATCGCACTTTTTCCCGCAAGGTTCTGCAGCAGGCTGAGGTACTCATACTCACCCTGGGCCTGACCGAAATTTGGCAAGATACCATCGACGGTTCTGTGATCTGTGTGCCGGCCGGGCCTTATGTTGATGAGGGTGGGGATATGAGCCGGTATCAATTTCTGGTCAGCCGTTATGCTCAAAACCTCAACAATCTGGAACGCATTTATGAGATTATGGCCGCCCATAATGCAAAATGCAAAATCATCATTACGTTGTCACCTGTCAATTTGTGGGCCACCTTTCGGCATGATATGGATGTCATCAGTGCCAGCTGCAATTCCAAGGCGACCCTGCGGGCGGTAGCCGATGAATTTACCGCGCGCCATGAGAACGTCTATTATTTTCCGGCCTTTGAAATGGCAACCATTTACCAGCCCTTGAGTGGGCGGACCTATTTTTCCGATGGCCGCGATAATTTCCACATCAACAAAGCCACGGTTAAATTTATCATGCAGCACTTTTTTAAATTTTTTGCAACTCAGGCGGCGTAGATTCACACATATTCTTTATCGTGGTCTGTCGATGGTGGTTGTCAACTGTCGTCCAAATTGTTGGAACTATCGTCTGGAAGCTATGAACCGTGACAGGGCATCATCCGCCAAATGGCCCCAGGGGCTGATCCCGGAGTTGACTTGCGGGTGACTTTTTAATAATACAGAGCATAACTGCATATTTTAAATCTCAAAAAAGATAATGTTTTGAATTTTATGGAATATGAACCGGTTATCGGGCTTGAAATTCATGCCCAGCTAAAAACGAAAACAAAGATTTTTTGCGCCTGCTCCACCGCTTTTGGCGCGCCGCCCAACACCCATACCTGCCCGGTGTGTTTAGGGATGCCAGGCGTGTTGCCAGTGCTAAATAAAAAAGTGGTGGAGTATACGATGCGAATGGCGCTGGCCACTGGATGCGACATCGAGTCGGTTAGCCGATTTGCCCGCAAAAATTATTTTTATCCCGACCTGCCCAAAGGCTACCAGATATCGCAGTATGAACTGCCCATTGCTCGAAATGGCCAGGTGGCTGTCGAAGTGAATGGCGACATACATCAAATCGGCATTACACGCATCCACATGGAGGAGGATGCCGGCAAATTAAATCATGACCCCGGACGGCCTGTCAGTCAAGTTGATTTTAATCGCACCGGGGTTCCCTTAATTGAAATTGTCAGCGAGCCGGATATTCGATCCCCCGAAGCAGCCGGCGCTTATTTGCGGCAACTGCGGGCCATCGTCCGTTATCTGAGTATCTGTGATGGCAACCTGGAGGAGGGTAGTTTCCGCTGTGATGCCAACGTATCAATTCGGCCGGCTGGTGCAGAGACGTTCGG harbors:
- a CDS encoding GSCFA domain-containing protein, giving the protein MAPSDRRPVHQFENWQVWPGSFDNPPVDGNFPAPEKGRFTITPQTPIVSMGSCFAREIKRRLIQRDYHYITEETHHPASMHASAAWERVYSTHCLRQIFEYTFEHWQPDLRWWTAPKSKKIQDPYRRVVLYDRLGEAEKDFEKHRTFSRKVLQQAEVLILTLGLTEIWQDTIDGSVICVPAGPYVDEGGDMSRYQFLVSRYAQNLNNLERIYEIMAAHNAKCKIIITLSPVNLWATFRHDMDVISASCNSKATLRAVADEFTARHENVYYFPAFEMATIYQPLSGRTYFSDGRDNFHINKATVKFIMQHFFKFFATQAA